A stretch of the Erinaceus europaeus chromosome 1, mEriEur2.1, whole genome shotgun sequence genome encodes the following:
- the CPXM1 gene encoding probable carboxypeptidase X1 isoform X2, producing the protein MGVHHPPLYPHGSKGWERHVGVPEATGGVRLRQEGAGGSRAQGRKRGTHRQTAGPTDRLRRALASRGRDLAMWALLLALAACTPAVRLGLGAPGTSVLELEPPATTEARVSTTAPQSTPTQPPSAERRTTEQHVRIRVIKKKKVIIKKRKKIARPKIMVTARPLLTTSPMGTSEIPKWQEPDCPPLGLESLRVSDSQFEASSSQSFGLGPHRGRLNIQSGLEDGDLYDGAWCAEQQDAEPWLQVDARHPTRFSGVITQGRNSIWRYDWVTSFKVQFSNDSQTWWGSRNHSSGAEAVFPANSDPETPVLNLLPEPQVARFIRLLPQTWLEGGAACLRAEVLACPVSDPNGLFPAAPALGSSDPLDFRHHNYKAMRKLMKQVSEQCPNITRVYSIGKSHQGLKLYVMEMSDQPGEHELGEPEVRYVAGMHGNEALGRELLLLFMQFLCLEFLRGDPRVTRLLTETRIHLLPSMNPDGYETAFRRGSELVGWAEGRWTQQGIDLNHNFADLNTPLWEAEDDGLVPDTVPNHHLPLPTYYTLPNATVAPETRAVIEWMKRIPFVLSANLHGGELVVSYPFDMTRTPWAARELTPTPDDAVFRWLSTVYAGTNRAMQDSDRRPCHNQDFSLHGNVINGADWHTVPGSMNDFSYLHTNCFEVTVELSCDKFPHENELPQEWENNKDALLTYLEQVRMGIAGVVRDKDTELGIADAVIAVEGINHDVTTAWDGDYWRLLTPGDYLVTASAEGYHSSTRNCRVTFEEGPVPCNFHLTKTPKQRLRELLATGAKLPPDLRRRLERLRGQKN; encoded by the exons ATGGGGGTTCACCATCCGCCCCTTTATCCTCACGGGTCCAAAGGCTGGGAACGCCATGTAGGCGTGCCGGAGGCCACTGGGGGCGTGCGGCTTCGGCAGGAAGGGGCGGGGGGCTCCCGAGCTCAAGGCAGGAAGAGAGGAACCCACCGACAGACAGCCGGACCGACCGACAGACTCCGCCGGGCCCTAGCATCTCGGGGGCGCGACCTCGCCATGTGGGCGCTCCTGCTCGCCTTGGCCGCCTGCACGCCCGCCGTCCGCCTGGGTCTGGGGGCGCCCGGCACCTCTGTGCTGGAGCTTGAGCCTCCCGCGACCACCGAGGCTCGGGTGTCCACCACGGCACCTCAAAGCACCCCGACACAGCCACCGTCAGCCGAGAGAA GGACCACGGAACAGCATGTTCGGATTCGAGTCATCAAGAAGAAAAAGGTCATTATAAAGAAGCGGAAGAAGATCGCTCGTCCCAAAATCATGGTGACGGCCAGGCCTCTGCTGACCACCAGCCCCATGGGGACCTCTGAGATCCCCAAGTGGCAAGAACCAG ATTGTCCTCCTTTGGGCCTGGAGTCGCTGAGAGTGTCTGATAGCCAGTTCGAAGCATCCAGCAGCCAGTCCTTTGGTCTTGGACCACATCGAGGGCGGCTCAACATTCAG TCTGGCCTGGAGGATGGTGATCTGTATGACGGGGCCTGGTGTGCTGAGCAGCAAGATGCCGAGCCGTGGCTTCAGGTGGATGCGAGGCACCCCACCCGCTTCTCAGGGGTTATCACCCAGGGCAGGAACTCCATCTGGAG GTATGACTGGGTCACGTCATTCAAGGTCCAGTTCAGCAATGACAGCCAGACCTGGTGGGGGAGCAGAAACCACAGCAGTGGGGCAGAAGCA GTATTTCCTGCTAATTCGGACCCAGAGACACCAGTGCTGAACCTCCTACCTGAGCCCCAGGTGGCCCGCTTCATTCGCCTGCTGCCCCAGACCTGGCTGGAGGGAGGCGCGGCCTGCCTGCGGGCAGAGGTTCTGGCCTGCCCTGTCTCAG ATCCTAATGGCCTGTTCCCAGCGGCCCCTGCCCTAGGATCCTCTGACCCACTGGACTTCCGGCATCACAATTACAAGGCCATGAGGAAG CTGATGAAGCAGGTGAGCGAGCAGTGCCCCAACATCACTCGAGTCTACAGCATCGGGAAGAGCCACCAAGGCCTGAAGCTGTATGTGATGGAGATGTCAGACCAGCCTGGGGAGCATGAGCTGG GAGAGCCCGAGGTGCGCTACGTGGCCGGTATGCATGGGAATGAGGCCCTGGGTCGGGAGCTGCTCCTGCTCTTCATGCAGTTTCTGTGCCTCGAGTTCCTCCGAGGGGACCCGAGGGTTACCCGGCTGCTCACCGAGACACGCATTCACCTGCTGCCCTCCATGAATCCTGATGGCTATGAGACTGCCTTCCGTCGG GGCTCTGAGCTGGTAGGCTGGGCTGAGGGCCGCTGGACCCAGCAGGGCATCGACCTGAACCACAACTTTGCAGACCTCAACACACCTCTGTGGGAGGCAGAGGATGATGGTCTGGTACCCGACACTGTCCCCAACCACCACCTGCCACTCCCCACTTACTATACCCTGCCCAATGCCACA gtggctcctGAAACCCGGGCAGTGATTGAGTGGATGAAGCGGATCCCCTTCGTGCTGAGCGCCAACCTCCATGGAGGCGAGCTCGTGGTGTCCTACCCGTTTGACATGACGCGGACTCCGTGGGCTGCCCGTGAACTCACGCCTACCCCGGATGATGCCGTGTTCCGCTGGCTCAGCACTGTTTACGCCGGCACTAACCGGGCTATGCAGGACTCAGACCGCCGGCCTTGCCATAATCAGGACTTCTCCCTACATGGCAACGTCATCAATGGGGCTGACTGGCACACTGTTCCCGGGA GCATGAATGACTTCAGCTATCTCCACACCAACTGCTTTGAGGTCACCGTGGAGCTGTCCTGTGACAAGTTCCCTCATGAGAATGAGCTGCCTCAGGAGTGGGAGAACAACAaggatgccctcctcacctacctggaGCAG gtgcgcatGGGTATTGCGGGTGTTGTGCGGGACAAGGACACGGAGCTGGGGATTGCCGATGCTGTTATTGCTGTGGAGGGGATCAACCATGATGTCACCacag CTTGGGACGGGGATTACTGGCGCCTGCTGACACCAGGCGATTACTTGGTGACTGCCAGTGCTGAGGGCTACCACTCATCGACACGCAACTGCCGGGTCACCTTTGAAGAGGGCCCAGTCCCCTGCAATTTCCACCTCACTAAGACTCCCAAACAGAGACTTCGAGAGCTGCTGGCAACTGGGGCCAAGTTGCCCCCAGACCTTCGGAGGCGGCTGGAGAGACTGAGGGGACAGAAGAACTAA
- the CPXM1 gene encoding probable carboxypeptidase X1 isoform X1 — MGVHHPPLYPHGSKGWERHVGVPEATGGVRLRQEGAGGSRAQGRKRGTHRQTAGPTDRLRRALASRGRDLAMWALLLALAACTPAVRLGLGAPGTSVLELEPPATTEARVSTTAPQSTPTQPPSAERSKGTTEQHVRIRVIKKKKVIIKKRKKIARPKIMVTARPLLTTSPMGTSEIPKWQEPDCPPLGLESLRVSDSQFEASSSQSFGLGPHRGRLNIQSGLEDGDLYDGAWCAEQQDAEPWLQVDARHPTRFSGVITQGRNSIWRYDWVTSFKVQFSNDSQTWWGSRNHSSGAEAVFPANSDPETPVLNLLPEPQVARFIRLLPQTWLEGGAACLRAEVLACPVSDPNGLFPAAPALGSSDPLDFRHHNYKAMRKLMKQVSEQCPNITRVYSIGKSHQGLKLYVMEMSDQPGEHELGEPEVRYVAGMHGNEALGRELLLLFMQFLCLEFLRGDPRVTRLLTETRIHLLPSMNPDGYETAFRRGSELVGWAEGRWTQQGIDLNHNFADLNTPLWEAEDDGLVPDTVPNHHLPLPTYYTLPNATVAPETRAVIEWMKRIPFVLSANLHGGELVVSYPFDMTRTPWAARELTPTPDDAVFRWLSTVYAGTNRAMQDSDRRPCHNQDFSLHGNVINGADWHTVPGSMNDFSYLHTNCFEVTVELSCDKFPHENELPQEWENNKDALLTYLEQVRMGIAGVVRDKDTELGIADAVIAVEGINHDVTTAWDGDYWRLLTPGDYLVTASAEGYHSSTRNCRVTFEEGPVPCNFHLTKTPKQRLRELLATGAKLPPDLRRRLERLRGQKN, encoded by the exons ATGGGGGTTCACCATCCGCCCCTTTATCCTCACGGGTCCAAAGGCTGGGAACGCCATGTAGGCGTGCCGGAGGCCACTGGGGGCGTGCGGCTTCGGCAGGAAGGGGCGGGGGGCTCCCGAGCTCAAGGCAGGAAGAGAGGAACCCACCGACAGACAGCCGGACCGACCGACAGACTCCGCCGGGCCCTAGCATCTCGGGGGCGCGACCTCGCCATGTGGGCGCTCCTGCTCGCCTTGGCCGCCTGCACGCCCGCCGTCCGCCTGGGTCTGGGGGCGCCCGGCACCTCTGTGCTGGAGCTTGAGCCTCCCGCGACCACCGAGGCTCGGGTGTCCACCACGGCACCTCAAAGCACCCCGACACAGCCACCGTCAGCCGAGAGAAGTAAGG GGACCACGGAACAGCATGTTCGGATTCGAGTCATCAAGAAGAAAAAGGTCATTATAAAGAAGCGGAAGAAGATCGCTCGTCCCAAAATCATGGTGACGGCCAGGCCTCTGCTGACCACCAGCCCCATGGGGACCTCTGAGATCCCCAAGTGGCAAGAACCAG ATTGTCCTCCTTTGGGCCTGGAGTCGCTGAGAGTGTCTGATAGCCAGTTCGAAGCATCCAGCAGCCAGTCCTTTGGTCTTGGACCACATCGAGGGCGGCTCAACATTCAG TCTGGCCTGGAGGATGGTGATCTGTATGACGGGGCCTGGTGTGCTGAGCAGCAAGATGCCGAGCCGTGGCTTCAGGTGGATGCGAGGCACCCCACCCGCTTCTCAGGGGTTATCACCCAGGGCAGGAACTCCATCTGGAG GTATGACTGGGTCACGTCATTCAAGGTCCAGTTCAGCAATGACAGCCAGACCTGGTGGGGGAGCAGAAACCACAGCAGTGGGGCAGAAGCA GTATTTCCTGCTAATTCGGACCCAGAGACACCAGTGCTGAACCTCCTACCTGAGCCCCAGGTGGCCCGCTTCATTCGCCTGCTGCCCCAGACCTGGCTGGAGGGAGGCGCGGCCTGCCTGCGGGCAGAGGTTCTGGCCTGCCCTGTCTCAG ATCCTAATGGCCTGTTCCCAGCGGCCCCTGCCCTAGGATCCTCTGACCCACTGGACTTCCGGCATCACAATTACAAGGCCATGAGGAAG CTGATGAAGCAGGTGAGCGAGCAGTGCCCCAACATCACTCGAGTCTACAGCATCGGGAAGAGCCACCAAGGCCTGAAGCTGTATGTGATGGAGATGTCAGACCAGCCTGGGGAGCATGAGCTGG GAGAGCCCGAGGTGCGCTACGTGGCCGGTATGCATGGGAATGAGGCCCTGGGTCGGGAGCTGCTCCTGCTCTTCATGCAGTTTCTGTGCCTCGAGTTCCTCCGAGGGGACCCGAGGGTTACCCGGCTGCTCACCGAGACACGCATTCACCTGCTGCCCTCCATGAATCCTGATGGCTATGAGACTGCCTTCCGTCGG GGCTCTGAGCTGGTAGGCTGGGCTGAGGGCCGCTGGACCCAGCAGGGCATCGACCTGAACCACAACTTTGCAGACCTCAACACACCTCTGTGGGAGGCAGAGGATGATGGTCTGGTACCCGACACTGTCCCCAACCACCACCTGCCACTCCCCACTTACTATACCCTGCCCAATGCCACA gtggctcctGAAACCCGGGCAGTGATTGAGTGGATGAAGCGGATCCCCTTCGTGCTGAGCGCCAACCTCCATGGAGGCGAGCTCGTGGTGTCCTACCCGTTTGACATGACGCGGACTCCGTGGGCTGCCCGTGAACTCACGCCTACCCCGGATGATGCCGTGTTCCGCTGGCTCAGCACTGTTTACGCCGGCACTAACCGGGCTATGCAGGACTCAGACCGCCGGCCTTGCCATAATCAGGACTTCTCCCTACATGGCAACGTCATCAATGGGGCTGACTGGCACACTGTTCCCGGGA GCATGAATGACTTCAGCTATCTCCACACCAACTGCTTTGAGGTCACCGTGGAGCTGTCCTGTGACAAGTTCCCTCATGAGAATGAGCTGCCTCAGGAGTGGGAGAACAACAaggatgccctcctcacctacctggaGCAG gtgcgcatGGGTATTGCGGGTGTTGTGCGGGACAAGGACACGGAGCTGGGGATTGCCGATGCTGTTATTGCTGTGGAGGGGATCAACCATGATGTCACCacag CTTGGGACGGGGATTACTGGCGCCTGCTGACACCAGGCGATTACTTGGTGACTGCCAGTGCTGAGGGCTACCACTCATCGACACGCAACTGCCGGGTCACCTTTGAAGAGGGCCCAGTCCCCTGCAATTTCCACCTCACTAAGACTCCCAAACAGAGACTTCGAGAGCTGCTGGCAACTGGGGCCAAGTTGCCCCCAGACCTTCGGAGGCGGCTGGAGAGACTGAGGGGACAGAAGAACTAA
- the C1H20orf141 gene encoding uncharacterized protein C20orf141 homolog produces MTQLCSPRPKALAFPIPVRTEGLGDGEAPGRSVDPCASPWGPRPARILDSILGLGALGLTVQAVFFMTGPALLLLLLLISFLAFDLLHRPADPNLPQHVILTGGQSQGAGEGPGQQEALQPTVTITRQIQDALLLLLLGLGLLLGVHGLPLALLGLAFCLHPWV; encoded by the exons ATGACCCAGCTCTGTTCACCCAGGCCCAAAGCCCTTGCTTTCCCCATCCCTGTCCGTACCGAGGGCCTGGGTGATGGGGAGGCACCAGGTAGATCAGTGGACCCATGTGCCTCCCCCTGGGGTCCTAGGCCAGCCCGGATCCTGGACAGTATCCTAGGGCTGGGGGCACTGGGGCTGACAGTTCAGGCAGTCTTTTTCATGACTGGTCCAGccctgctcctgctgctgctcctcATCAGCTTCCTGGCCTTTGACCTGCTCCACAG GCCTGCAGACCCCAACCTGCCACAGCATGTCATCCTCACAGGGGGCCAGAGTCAGGGGGCCGGTGAGGGGCCTGGACAGCAGGAGGCTCTTCAGCCCACAGTGACAATCACGAGACAAATCCAGGACGCCCTCCTGTTGCTTCTCTTGGGCCTGGGGCTGCTGCTGGGGGTGCATGGCCTGCCGCTAGCCCTGCTTGGCCTGGCTTTCTGCCTTCACCCTTGGGTCTGA
- the TMEM239 gene encoding transmembrane protein 239, protein MQRARMDTDTIGADGAGEGPQRAVPWSAWVTRQDWVRWCWCHMPRSWTQWWVTSCWRQPLQRLLWGLEGILYLLLALMLCHALFTTGSLLLSSLWPVVVAVWRHLLPAILLLVLSALPALLFTASFLLLFSTLLSLVGLLTSMSHLGQAQDLDQ, encoded by the coding sequence ATGCAGCGGGCACGCATGGACACTGATACCATCGGGGCCGATGGGGCCGGCGAGGGACCGCAGCGGGCGGTGCCCTGGTCGGCCTGGGTCACGAGGCAGGACTGGGTGCGCTGGTGCTGGTGCCACATGCCCCGGAGCTGGACCCAGTGGTGGGTCACGTCATGCTGGCGTCAGCCACTGCAGCGCCTGCTGTGGGGCCTGGAGGGCATCCTGTACTTGCTGCTGGCGCTGATGCTGTGCCACGCGCTCTTCACCACCGGCTCCCTCCTGCTGAGCTCCCTGTGGCCCGTGGTGGTCGCTGTGTGGCGTCACTTGCTGCCTGCCATCCtgctgctggtgctcagtgccctCCCTGCCCTGCTCTTCACTgcctccttcctgctgctcttctccACACTGCTGAGCCTCGTGGGGCTCCTCACCTCTATGTCTCATCTAGGCCAAGCTCAGGACTTGGACCAATAG